The Dromaius novaehollandiae isolate bDroNov1 chromosome 19, bDroNov1.hap1, whole genome shotgun sequence genome contains the following window.
CACCTCGCGCCGCTGCTGCAGTGGACGGGAAAGGAACCGAGACGGGACGTGTCCTCGCGCCCCGTGTCCCCCAGACGCGTGAGGGACCTGGCTCAGCGCAGGACAAACCGCCGGGCTGGGGGGACCCAACGCCGATGCGCGCGGGCGCAGCCACCCCGGGGACACGCGGTCGCGGGCCGCCCCGAGGAGCCCGGAGCAGAGGGCAGCCCGGCGGAGGAGCCGGGGCAGGAGCAGCTCGGGGAGAGGGGACAGCCGAGGCGCGGGCATGGCTACGAGGTCGCCCCGGGGGCCGTGCTCGCCGCGGGGGTCCCCGGGCACGCTGGACACGCCGTGCAGCGCGCGGGGCAGGcaggcgcagcccggccccgggcggaCGGCGCTCCCGAACCCAACGGAGATCCCTAGCGTGTTGCAGTGCAAGTTCACGTCAACCCAAGGCACCACTGCGAGGGGAGGCGGGTCTGTACAGGGGAGCCCACGGGGCTCgtgcgggcgctggggccgggcaccCCCTCGGGACGGAggcccgggccccgcggagcGTGCGAAGGGGGGGCCGTGCGGTCACAAAGCGAgcgtggggagggggcggcggccgccctcCGGCCCCCCGCGGGCCCGGCGCTGCGGCCGGCCGTCTCGCTCCCGGCAGGCCGGGCTTTCCCGGGGGCGGGGGCTATTTACAGGGGCTATGTACAAagggggccgggcgccgggcacGTGCAGTTCTGTGCAGTCCAAAGAGCCCCGGGCGGACGCCCGCGAGGAGCCCGGTGGGGACGTGAGCAGGGAGACGGGGTCCGCGGGACGCCGGGGCACAGGGAGAGCCAGCTCCCAGGGACAGGGGGTGCGAACACAGGACGGGGAGCAACGAAACCGGCCCTTGCAGAGAAGGCGAGATGGGGACTCTTGCTCCTTCGGAGAGCCCCAGGGACCCAGCCCCGGGGGCTATCGGCAGGCAGGAAGAGGCGCCTATCCTCGGCGCCGTGCTCCCCGCGCGCTGCGAGAGCGCGGCCCTGAGAGACGAGAGCGCTCCCGTCCCCATGCTAGGGACCGGCGCGGCTTTAGAGAGGGCGCGGGTGTGCGGCTCTGTCGGGGACCTCGGGGTGCGTGGGCAGCCCGCTCTCGCCCCGCCGATACGTCTCCCAGAAGACTCGTTCGAGCTGATCCAGCTGCGAGCTCAGCGGCAGGTGGATCTCGAGATGCATGCGCAGGGTCTCCAGCCACTGCTCCAGCTTGCTGAAGGACGGCCTAAGCAAGAGAGGGAGAGATGGCAGCTCCTAGCCAGCTCCGCTCAGCACTGTGCTGGCCCCCTCCATCCTGCACGTGGCCCCAGCTCCGTATCATTTCCCTCCCCACATCGGCAGTCCCGGCACCAGCCCACGGTACAGTCATGCCTGTCCCCAGGACAGGGAGACGCAAGGGCCCAACTGCTCACCGCTTCTCAGGGTCCAGGTCACAGCAGCACACAGCGATGGGGAAGAAGCTGGGGGGACAGGAAGGGGGGCAGTAGCGGTCCAGGAACCCCCTCACATTGAGGCCAAAGTCCATAGTGCGGGGCAGGTAGTCGGGGTCAGCACTGACTCGGCCAATGATCTGGGGGAGAGTGGAAGTGAGGATAAGGCACAGTCTTACCAAAGCATCACCGAAGACCCTGGAGCAGGGCCGCCAGTGGTACTTGCCTCGCACAGGACGATGCCGAAGGAGAAGATGTCCACCTTCTCGTCGTAGCTCCGgcctgcagggagagatgggtTGGGCCATGCTGCACATCCTGTCCCTGCCCCACTGCGTGTCCCCTGCCCTAGCACAGAGCCCCGGCCAGCCACATCCCCCGTGCTGCAGGGCACCACGGCCATGCTCACCATTGATCATCTCGGGGGCCATCCAGTAGGGGTTGCCCACCACCGTGTAGCGCTTCTTCCGATCCGGCTTCTTCAGGCTCTTGAGATGCTCTGGCTGGTTCTTCTCATCCACCATGAGCCGTGCCAACCCAAAATCGGCCACGACCACACTCTTGTTCTGGGCAGGACACAGACAGAGGAGGGCTCAGGTGTGAAGTGAACGTGGCTGAGACCCTTACCCAGGCTGGGGGGTGGTGGGCAGCTCTGCTCCCACATTTGGGGCAGCGGGCACAGCTGTGGCAGGACTCACCTCCCGCACCAGGCAGTTGTGAGAGTTGAGGTCACGGTGGATGATGTTCATGGAGTGGAGGTAGGCCTGAGGGGAAAGACGGGCTGAGAGCAGGGTGACAGAACCCAGAGCCAGTCCCAGCGGCACCATGCCCAGTGTCCACCACCCACATCCAGCGGTACCCAAGGCACCATCCAGCACGCAGCATATCCCTCCAGTGCCCAGCACACACATACCCAACAAACTTACCAGTAGCACCCAATACACCCACTTAGCTGTGCCCAGCACACCCACGCCCAGGGCACCCAAGCCTGCCACATGCACCCAGCAGTGGCCCATGCATCCACACATCCCGTGCAGAGCATCCACCCTGTGCACCCACAGACCTACCCAGCCATGCCACTGCCTGCTGGCCCACTTAGCCATCACCACCATGCCCACGCTGCAGAACCTGCCAAACCCTCGCTGCACCCTGCCAATGCCCAGTGTGCCCATGCCCCCCGCCCGGCCTGCCTGAGTGTCACTGACCATGCCAGCTGCAATGTCCTTAGCGAAGCTGACCCGCTGGCTCCAGGGGTAGTGGCTGTCCTGTAGGCAGAAGGGGGGATATTTGCAGAAGAGGATAGGGGTCCCGCCACCCTGAGTCCCGGGGCTGCGCTCCCTGCCACAACCTGCCTGGTGCACTCAGTCCTTAGGCTGAGCTGGACCATCAGGATGGGTTTGGAGAGCAGTTCTGAGCCTGTCTCCAGCCCAGCGCTCACCATGCTCTTGATCAGGCCCCGCAAGGTGCCCCCCTTGATGTACTCCGTGATGAAGTTGAGCCTCTTCTCCTTGTACAGCACCCCGATGAACTTCAGCACATTGGGGTGCTCCAAGCAGCGCATCACCTTcacctgtgagatcacagcatcaatCAGGCCCTCAGGGTTCACCAGATTGCCCTCGTCTGAGCCAGACTCACAGAGGCACACTTACGCCGTCACAGGCAGACAGCTGCCTGTGTTACTCACCCTCAGCTTAAGCAGGCGGATCTGCTTTTTATCCTGAATTGGTCCCATCTTGTCCTCCAGCTCCCTCGTCTCATTGCCCCTTTGTCCACTGCGCCCGGAGCCCTCCCCTCTGCTATCCAATTTCCCTTCCCCACGCAGGTCTCTGATGATGGATTGagtctccccttcgccttccctcAACGTGCTGACTCAGCGGGGCTCCTGGAGCCTTTCGCTACCCGATACTTCCTTGTCTAGGCGCCGTGGGCACTTTGCTGCCTGAGCACTGGGAGCTCACGTTGCCGCCTGGCCATCCAACCCCATGTGCTCCTCTTAGCCCCACTTCTAGGACAGGTGCCTGCTCTGCCTGTCCCTGACCGCTGGTCAACACCAGGCTGCCTGGCAGCACCAACATGCCATGCCCAGCACCCTAGGCCATACTGACCATCCTGTCCCGGCACAGCTGCCCAGCCTGACGGGGACTGACCACATGCTATGCTTCCAGGAGCCCCCCTTCCCCTGGGGGAAGATAACCCCATCCCTTGTCCCCCCAACTCAGGGCAGTTAGTCTTATGGAAAGAAGCAGGACACTCGCCTCTTTGAGGAAGGTCCTTTGCGTCTCCTCGTCAAAGCGGATCAGTTCCTTCATGACCATCACCTCGCCCGTCTCTCGATGTGTCACCTAGCAGAGAGGGCAGGCACTGAGCCACTGGCTCCCAGCTGCCACCTCCATCCCCATGGACTGACCCGGCACTAGGGATACACCAGGCCTGGGAGATGCTACCCTCATACCCTCCCCCTGCAGGGGTGGCCAGGGAGCTGAGACCCTCACGCGCAGGAGGCTGCAAGGAGAAGGTAGGGTCTCCTGCTGGAGCTTAGGGGGAAGACGTGCAGGGTGAAGGCTCTCCTCAGGATCAGGGCGAATGAGGAAGGGATGAGATGGTGATGATTCTCCCtgtctctgctgcagccaggccagAGGCAGCCAGGCCAGGGACCCACCTTGATGGCCTGGCCGAAGCAGCCCTTCCCCAACACCTCGCCATGGATCAAGTCCGAGGGGCGGAAGATGCGGTGCGTGCGGGAGACCACGCGGAGCGACTCGGATCGGCTGATGTCCTTGCGCTGGGAGGCCGGCGAGCCCACGGAGCTGGAGGCGGGCGACTTGTCCgtgctgcagctcctcctgcggAGCAAACCGCACGTGGGGTGAGGTTGGTGCCTGGAGCGAGGGCCAGAGAGGGACCCCAAGCCCACGACAGGGCACGTGGGCAAGCGCGAGCCTTACATGACTGCCCGCTGGCGCATGGCGCTGGCCTCCCCGCAGGGCGTGCGGGCCGGGGAGCGCAGGGGGCTGTGCAGGTCCGACAGCGGGCTGCACTCCAGGGCCGATTCGCGGGCCAGGGGTTCGTGGGGGTCATGCTCGATGGTCAGCTGGAGGAGGCGGCTGGTTTCCTGGATCAGCAGGTCAATCTGGGGGCACAGACGATGCTGGCTTAGGGGGGACCCTGTGGGCTTGCCCACAACCAGCTGAGGGTGGCTGGGGGGAGCGGTACCTCATCCAGGGGCACGTGCCCGATGGGTGTGCCATTGATCTCCAGGATGCGGTCTCCCACATGGATGGAGTTCTTCATGTCAGGGCTGATGCAGTCTGGATCAACTCTGCAGGGTCAACACGCAAGGGCGGGGGGGTCAGTCCCCCGGCTCTGACGCAGCACGGGCAAGCCAGCCCAGCAGCTGGGGACATGCTGGGGCAGTGCCCACAAGGCAGCAGTGACGGGTGGGCGCACACCAGCACACTACACGTGAGCCACTTCAGCAAATAGGACACCGTGACAAATAAGGACACGCTGGCATGTTACCCACGAGTCACCCCGGTAGATGAGGACACGCAGGCATGATACCTGTGAGTCACCCGTGCTAGACAGGGACATGCTCACACAGTATCCCCAGCTACCCCATGCAGATGGAGCCATGCTGGCACAGTACCCACAAATCCATCACAAGCATATGGAGATAGGCCAGCACGGTACCCAGAGGCTACCGCATCAGACAGAGGCACGTTACCCTCAAGCCACCCCAGTAGATGGGGACATACTAGCACGGCATCCACAAACCATCCCCAGCACACGGGGACATGCCAGCACAGTACccacaggccccccccccccagcagatgGGGACATAGCAGCCTCATCCCTCACCTACCCACACCTGGAAGGGCTCTGGGAGGTAAATCGCGGGGCTGATCCTGCAAGCAGGAGGGCAAGGGCAGACCCAGGAATCCCCAACCCTCAGGTGTCGACCATGAttggggagaagggaagaggggacGCAGCACCGAGGCCAGGGTGCCCCACGCGGTACGTACTCTCGGACGCGGACAGTGTGCGAATGCTCGGAGCCGCAGCCCTGCGAGCTGCAGTGCTGGTCAATGGACACGGAGAACCCTCGCTTCCCATCGGAGCAGGCGGGGATGGAGACGAGCGTGACGGTGTGCGGGATGCGGGAGCCCGGCGAGTCTGGCAGGATCTGCTCGATGACCGGCGTCACCACCATCTGGTAATAACAGTGCCCACTGCGGGGCCAGGAGGGGTGAGGACTGGGTGCTGGGCGAGCAGGGAAAGGGAGACACGGTGGACCCGTCCATCCCGCAGGAAGTGCTCCCTGCCCTCCGCAACGCCCCGGCGGGGCTCCGACGTACCAGTACAGCTTGGAGCGCTCCACGAGCGCGTAGGTGTCCCCGTCCCCGATGAAGACGTGGCAGTTGAGGCAGCTGAAGCATTCGGGGTGGTACTTCTGCTCCCCGGCCACCTGCGGGAAGATGCCATGAGCGCCACGTGCCAGAGGAGGACACAGAGAGGACACAAAGCTCCTACAAATCCAGGAATTTAGGCATTGACCTAGGGGCAGCATTCACACAGGGGCTCGGCAGCGCCCcggcagcacccttgggtgccagACCTGGCATCTCCGCACCCAGAGGAGGGAGGACCCTGCTCCGCGGAGGTTTGCCCGGGGCTCAGTTCTCAGGGGAACCGGCCGGCACTCGGGGTGAAAGTGGGGCCGAGGGAAGGACAGGCTGAGCCACAGCAGACGGCACGGCGGGGACGCGCGGACCGGCGGGGTCCAGCGCGGGGACGGCTCCGTCTCCCTGCTGCGCCGAAGCTTCCAGCCTCCTTCCCCGGGGCGCGCCGAGCCCGCGGAAGGAGCAGAAGGGGAAACACAGAGGCCACAAAAACTCAAGTGAAAGGGGCCAGGGAGCGAAACGCAGCCCGGCTGCCGGAAACCCGCTTTGCTCCTCCAGACGcgcaggggaggggaaggaggcggcGGCGAAGCTGGGGCCGAAAGGCGGCTGCATCAGTGGCACTGCCGGAGACGGACCGGTCTGCACTCTCCCAGGTGTCCCCGTCCCCCAAAACACCGCGGACGCCCCAACGCCAGCCGCCCCTGAGCCGCCCCGCGGGCCCGTACCTGCGTCGCCGTGTGGGACCGGACCCCTCGGCGCGACTTCCTGGCGACTGGGCTGGGCGGGGGCCGTGGCCGCGCGCCCCTCTCCGGCTCGGCCCCTTTCCAGTGAGCTCAGCCGTGAGTCACGGAGCGCCGCTCCCGCGCGGACCGGCCGCCCACCCGGGGGGAAGCCCGCGGCGCGCTGGGCACGGCAGCCCGCATCCTGCtcgccccgcgcgcggccgggcgCTTACCATGACCAGCCCCTTGGTGATCTGCTCGGAGCAGCCGTGGCACAGCTCCCCGAAGCGGGCCCAGTAGTCCTTCTTGCAGTACAGGCGTCCATCCTTCTCGTAGTACTGGTGCGACAGGGAGGCCCCGCACTCGCAGCACCTGCGGTGGGGCAGAGCCGGCGCTGGGCACGAGCGGGCACGGGCAGCAGTCCCGCGGCACCGCCGGGCCCCTCTGCCACCCGCCTCGGACAGACGGCGTCACCCGCTCCGAGCCTGGCATCCCCGCTGGGCTGGGCGGCACGGGGACGTCCGGCCCAGCGAGGACGCGAGGGTGGACGTGCCAGCCGGGCAGGGGACACGCAGGCCAGGCACACACCCACCAGGCCGGTAGGGACGTGCCAGCCTGGCGCTGGCACCCAGAGGGATGAGCTGCTCCAGCACGGGCGAGAAGGGATGCTCTGGCCTGGCACAGACGTGGGGAAGGACACGGGCAGGGACGTGCCAGCCCAGTGCAGACACAGGCAGGGACGTGCCAGCCCGGCGCAGACACAGGCAGCCCTGGAGGACGAGCAAAtcctgcctgtcctgcctgcATACAGCTCATGGGCACTGAACCAGCCCCTGGAGCAGCCTGGGTGGCTCTGTGCTCCCACCCTGACCCAGAGGCAGCCCACCGTAGCCGTTTGGTGGCCCCCGGGGTCCTGCTGGCTGGTCGGAGGAGCCCGGCAGGGCTCCTGGGCTGCGAAGCCGCGTGCGGCCCCCGTGCCACAGCAGCAGTGAGTCACGCCACACTCCCAGCCTGCGAGCCCCCATATAGCTCGCAGCCCCTATTTATAGCCAGCTGTGAGCTTAGCCACAACCGGCCCCCGGTTCTCGGCATGACAGGCTGTGCCGGCCCCACGGGGGGGCCATCCTGCCCCCTGACACTTGGGGTGCGGGGGGCAGGGCACTCACAGGGCACTGCTGGGGGAAGCACGCAGCCTGAGAGCCCGGGCTGAGCCCTGCcagcgcggggctggcgggcagGGGTGCAAGCAGAGCGAGCGGGGCACAGGATGCACGGCCACGTTACGGGTGCAGGCTGCGTGTCACGGGCAGGACGGAAAGCGCAGGGGCCAGCATGCACGGCAGCGAGGGAGGCTGCGTGGGGCTGCGCAGCGTGGGGCGATGTGGGGGGGGGCTCTGCCCTGGGTGAGGCCTGGGAGGTGCAAAGGGGGGGATTCAGGGTGCTGGGAGAGGTAGGACAAGTGCgagggctgggtgcagggagcTGGGTGAGGTGAGAGGTGCAGGAGGGGTGCATGCAGCTGGGTGATGCACATCAGGCGTAAGGGGAGGAAAGAACGGGGCAGTGCGGTGCACGGGGAGCAGGGGGCTGTGCAATGCGGGGCTGGACGAGGCTGTGCATGGGGTCCATGGGGCTGTGCAGGGGGTATATGGTGCAGGACGTGCacggggctgtgcaatgggggTGCACAGGGAGGTGCAGTGGCTCTGCAATGGGGTGCACAGGGAGGTGTAGCAGGAGGTgcggtgcagggggtgcagggttTGTGCAATGGGGGTGCACAGGGAGGTGCAGTTTACAGGCTGCAggggctgtgcaatggggtgCACGGGGAGGTGCAGTGGGGGGTCcagtgcaggggaggcagggactGTGCAATGGGGGTGCACGGGGAGGTGCAGTGGCTCTGCAATGGGGTGCACGGGGAGGTGCAGTGCAGGGGATGCAGAGCCTGTGCAATGGGGGTGCACAGGCAGATGAATGCAGGGGGTGCACGTGCTGGTGTAGTGTATGGGGTGCAGGGgctgtgcagtgcagtgcaggggcaggggcagtggggaggGTGCGGTGCCAGGGGTGCATGGGAAGGTGCAGTGCACGGGGTGCAAtgcatggggtgcagggggctgtgcaatgggcatGCACAGGGAGGTGCAGTGGGGGGTGCAGAGCAggggctgtgcaatggggtgCATGGGGAGGTGCAGGGGCTGTGCAATGGGGGTGCACGGGGAGGTGCATAGAGGAGGTGCAGTGGCTGTGCAGCGGGGTGCATGGGGAGGTGCAGTGGGGGGTgcgggcagggggtgcaggggctgtgcagtggggtgcagggcag
Protein-coding sequences here:
- the LIMK1 gene encoding LIM domain kinase 1: MRLMLLCCTWRDEPMGEDEGTDLPVCASCSHGIYDGQYLQALNADWHADCFRCCECGASLSHQYYEKDGRLYCKKDYWARFGELCHGCSEQITKGLVMVAGEQKYHPECFSCLNCHVFIGDGDTYALVERSKLYCGHCYYQMVVTPVIEQILPDSPGSRIPHTVTLVSIPACSDGKRGFSVSIDQHCSSQGCGSEHSHTVRVREVDPDCISPDMKNSIHVGDRILEINGTPIGHVPLDEIDLLIQETSRLLQLTIEHDPHEPLARESALECSPLSDLHSPLRSPARTPCGEASAMRQRAVMRSCSTDKSPASSSVGSPASQRKDISRSESLRVVSRTHRIFRPSDLIHGEVLGKGCFGQAIKVTHRETGEVMVMKELIRFDEETQRTFLKEVKVMRCLEHPNVLKFIGVLYKEKRLNFITEYIKGGTLRGLIKSMDSHYPWSQRVSFAKDIAAGMAYLHSMNIIHRDLNSHNCLVRENKSVVVADFGLARLMVDEKNQPEHLKSLKKPDRKKRYTVVGNPYWMAPEMINGRSYDEKVDIFSFGIVLCEIIGRVSADPDYLPRTMDFGLNVRGFLDRYCPPSCPPSFFPIAVCCCDLDPEKRPSFSKLEQWLETLRMHLEIHLPLSSQLDQLERVFWETYRRGESGLPTHPEVPDRAAHPRPL